The following coding sequences are from one Ornithorhynchus anatinus isolate Pmale09 chromosome 11, mOrnAna1.pri.v4, whole genome shotgun sequence window:
- the SLC38A7 gene encoding putative sodium-coupled neutral amino acid transporter 7, whose product MAQGNVGINSEYGDWGWSADAGERARLLQSPSVDTVPKADGEEAGTRAGSTSTLGAVFIVVNACLGAGLLNFPAAFSTAGGVAAGVALQIAMLVFIISGLVILAYCSQASNERTYQEAVWAVCGRLSGVLCEVAIAVYTFGTCIAFLIIIGDQQDKIIAALLKEPEGPSSGGHWYTDRKFTISLTAVIFILPLSIPREIGFQKYASSLSVLGTWYVTAIVIIKYIWPDKEMVPREIPTRPASWMAVFNAMPTICFGFQCHVSSVPVFNSMRRPRVKTWGGVVTAAMVIALFVYLGTGICGFLTFGVSVDPDVLLSYPSDDVPVAIARAFIILSVLTSYPILHFCGRAVLEGLWLRYKGEALEEDVVRERRRRLLQTATWFLLTLLLALFIPDIGKVISVIGGLAACFIFVFPGLCLIQAKLSEIEEVKPTSWWLLVSYGVLMVTLGAFIFGQTTANAIFVDLMA is encoded by the exons ATGGCGCAGGGCAACGTGGGGATCAACAGCGAGTACGGGGACTGGGGCTGGAGCGCGGATGCGGGGGAGCGGGCCCGGCTGCTGCAGAGTCCCAGCGTGGACACCGTCCCCAAGGCCGACGGGGAAGAGGCGGGGACCCGCGCGGGCTCCACCTCCACCCTCGGGGCCGTCTTCATCGTGGTGAACGCCTGCCTGGGCGCCGGCCTGCTCAACTTCCCCGCCGCCTTCAGCACCGCGGGAGGGGTGGCGGCCGGCGTCGCGCTGCAGATC GCCATGCTGGTCTTCATCATCAGCGGCCTCGTCATCCTGGCCTACTGCTCCCAGGCCAGCAACGAGCGCACCTACCAGGAGGCGGTGTGGGCCGTGTGCGGCCGGCTGAGCGGCGTGCTCTGCGAGGTCGCCATCGCCGTCTACACCTTCGGCACCTGCATCGCCTTCCTCATCATCATCGGGGACCAGCAGGACAAGA tcatcGCCGCGCTGCTGAAGGAGCCGGAGGGGCCGAGCAGCGGCGGCCACTGGTACACGGACCGCAAGTTCACCATCAGCCTCACCGCTGTGAtcttcatcctgcctctgtccatcCCCAGGGAGATCGGCTTCCAGAAATACGCCAG CTCCTTGAGCGTCCTCGGCACCTGGTACGTGACCGCCATTGTCATCATCAAATACATCTGGCCGGACAAGGAGATGGTCCCCCGCGAAATCCCTACCAG GCCTGCCTCCTGGATGGCCGTGTTTAATGCCATGCCCACCATTTGCTTCGGATTCCAG TGTCACGTGAGCAGCGTACCCGTCTTCAACAGCATGCGGCGGCCGCGAGTGAAGACCTGGGGCGGGGTGGTGACGGCCGCCATGGTCATCGCGCTCTTCGTGTACCTGGGGACAG GCATCTGTGGCTTCCTCACCTTTGGGGTGAGCGTGGACCCAGACGTGCTCCTCTCCTACCCCTCGGACGACGTGCCGGTCGCTATCGCCCGGGCCTTCATCATCCTCAGCGTGCTGACCTCCTACCCCATCCTGCATTTCTGCGGCCG GGCGGTGCTGGAGGGGCTCTGGCTGCGCTACAAGGGGGAGGCGCTGGAGGAGGACGTGGTGCGGGAGAGACGGCGCCGGCTGCTGCAGACGGCCACCTGGTTCCTGCTGACGCTGCTCCTGGCCCTCTTCATCCCGGACATCGGGAAGGTCATCTCCGTCATCGGGGGCCTGGCCGCCTGCTTCATCTTCGTCTTCCCAG GACTGTGCCTCATCCAAGCCAAACTGTCTGAAATAGAAGAAGTAAAACCAACCAG ctggTGGCTGCTGGTCAGTTACGGCGTGCTCATGGTCACCTTGGGGGCCTTCATCTTTGGCCAGACCACAGCCAATGCCATCTTTGTGGACCTCATGGCCTGA